GCTGTTTTCTGCTCGCGCTGTTCTGCCCCTTTGGCCCCAGTTGTGGTTCTGCCTCCCTCTGTAACACCGACATCCGCAGGGCGCAGGACACGATCATGTAACATGTAGCCCACCTGAAATAAACGATGTGTAACGGATGTCACTTGTTGCAAGGACTAGGGTAAGCAATATattttagagagagagagagggggggagtACATTTTCAAGCATCCAATCAAGCAATCACTCACATTCTCTGTTTTCTATATTGGACTAAATAATCATTCATTATGAGCACCGGAGCACAACCAACTGCCAAGTTACAACAAACCACTCTAGCCTCAAGGCAAAAGCTGTGGAACCTCTATTGGAATAGCGAACAAATCACCAAGCTACTATTccaatttttgaataagacgagtggtcaaatttgggattaaaaaattcaaacatattacaatttggaatggagggagtacaacaTAACTCAAGAACCAAGTAGGGCTGTATAAAAGTTGCCAGCAGATATATTACAGCGGTGGTTGCAGTACAATTTATAGGACCATATTTCCACaccaaaaaaaaactacaagGATAATGAATCCACACAATTCAACATTTGGTATGCAAACAACTTTAGATCAAGACAACATGCTTGATAATATGCTGACAAATAGATAGTAAGTGCATTTGTGAAGACATACCTTTACAACAGAAGCAACAGTTCCTGGTGGCTTTGAAGGATCAGGAATTTGGAAAATAGCACAATGCCTGCTAGGATCAAACTTCTCATTTATTGGATCGAACTTTTCAACTCCAAACTTCTTGAGAACCTGTTCAGATTTTAGGGCATTGTTACACAAAATCGAAATTAAGGAAAATATTGGCTGGAAAAAATGTTCCTGTAAAGGCTAAAAGTCCTTTTGCCAGTCAAAGGGAAGTCACAAGATAACCTCTGCTAGTTGCTTGTCTGTCATGTCTACACCCTCCAAAAGAGTTTTCAGTAGTGGCACAGCTCCAGCAGAATCTTTAGAGGTATCTATTTTCGAGAAGCTTTCCTTGACAACAGATGATGCTCTAGCCAAATTGTCAGCAACATCTAACAAGCTCTTAGAGAAGTTCTGCATGCACAATTGTGACACATGATATAAGCAAAAGCTAATTCAGAACATTTCATGGGGATATATGTCGAAAGATGATGACAACAGACCTGTACTGCATACTTTTTGGAGTTTTCAGATTCACGCTTGGTCCGAGCCAGGATATTTTCCATTCCTGCATAGCTGCGCAAAATCTTGTCCTTCATATCTTTGATTTCATCATCCTTGGACTTCAATAATTCTTCCTTCTCATGAACTAGCTTCACAAGATCATCTTTTGACAGGTCAACATCTTCGATACCTAAATCAAAAAATGCAGTTCAGTACCCCC
This portion of the Panicum virgatum strain AP13 chromosome 2N, P.virgatum_v5, whole genome shotgun sequence genome encodes:
- the LOC120660239 gene encoding grpE protein homolog 2, mitochondrial-like; amino-acid sequence: MVASRLLARLSRQCVASASASTAVRSPAAAEPFAASFSSHRVPCMLNHRSRYSSSIFQKFGFSSVSPLQSGKEVKEPKDQESTSAGSNEGSSLFGSEKASEQGIEDVDLSKDDLVKLVHEKEELLKSKDDEIKDMKDKILRSYAGMENILARTKRESENSKKYAVQNFSKSLLDVADNLARASSVVKESFSKIDTSKDSAGAVPLLKTLLEGVDMTDKQLAEVLKKFGVEKFDPINEKFDPSRHCAIFQIPDPSKPPGTVASVVKVGYMLHDRVLRPADVGVTEGGRTTTGAKGAEQREQKTAGD